A genome region from Candidatus Eisenbacteria bacterium includes the following:
- a CDS encoding endonuclease MutS2 — RTGGLDEVIPLDLTLGDAGADGTPGRVLLVSGPNMGGKTVLLKTAGLCALLAHAALPVPCAEGSTVPELEQVVVDLGDEQSLDRGLSTFAAHLAAMADMARAAGPRTLVLADEVGAGTDPDEGGALARSLVEHLAAAGTWAVLTTHLGALKRLVPEVPGVVNGSLEFDPGTLRSRFRFVPGVPGASHALEVAERLGFPSELLARARALTPESTRALERLTQELAAATERARTEASALTLARAEAQSQAAAHHDATEHARRELAEARRSLTRESEALLARSRELWQVVQKEARRRDTTREDAQRLKRDVEQTTREVETLAAGSDDSRAAVPGLMAAEVVPGLRVRALDLGLEAEVSSAPDDEGRVQLKRGTWTIQTHVNRLARAADAAPIAPRPASTSWSVGDGPPPLEVDLRGMEADEALGALDAGLDRAVMAGLGEVRVIHGIGRGVLRGAVEKHLRRHPQVAEQRLGQIGEGGRGVTVARLR; from the coding sequence GCGGACCGGTGGGCTCGACGAAGTGATCCCGCTCGACCTCACGCTCGGCGACGCCGGTGCGGACGGCACGCCGGGACGCGTGCTGCTGGTGAGCGGCCCCAACATGGGCGGCAAGACGGTGCTGCTCAAGACCGCCGGACTCTGCGCGCTGCTCGCGCACGCCGCGCTGCCGGTGCCGTGCGCCGAGGGCAGCACGGTGCCCGAGCTGGAGCAGGTGGTGGTCGACCTCGGAGACGAGCAATCGCTCGACCGCGGTCTCTCGACCTTCGCCGCGCACCTTGCCGCGATGGCCGACATGGCGCGCGCCGCCGGACCCCGTACGCTGGTGCTCGCGGACGAAGTCGGCGCGGGCACCGATCCCGATGAAGGCGGAGCACTCGCGCGCTCGCTGGTCGAGCATCTGGCGGCAGCCGGTACGTGGGCGGTCCTGACCACGCATCTCGGGGCGCTCAAGCGGCTGGTGCCCGAAGTGCCGGGCGTCGTGAACGGATCGCTCGAGTTCGACCCGGGAACACTGCGCTCGCGATTCCGCTTCGTGCCCGGCGTGCCGGGCGCGAGCCACGCGCTCGAGGTGGCGGAGCGACTGGGATTCCCGTCCGAACTGCTGGCGCGCGCGCGCGCGTTGACGCCCGAAAGCACGCGCGCACTCGAGCGCCTGACCCAGGAGCTCGCCGCCGCCACCGAGCGCGCTCGCACCGAAGCCAGCGCGCTCACGCTCGCGCGGGCCGAAGCGCAATCGCAGGCGGCGGCGCACCATGACGCGACCGAGCACGCGCGGCGCGAGCTCGCCGAGGCGCGGAGATCACTGACCCGCGAGAGCGAGGCGCTCCTCGCCCGTTCGCGTGAGTTGTGGCAGGTGGTTCAGAAGGAAGCGCGCCGCCGCGACACGACGCGCGAGGATGCGCAGCGGCTCAAGCGCGACGTCGAGCAGACCACGCGCGAGGTCGAGACGTTGGCGGCGGGCAGCGACGATTCGCGCGCTGCGGTGCCGGGGCTGATGGCGGCCGAGGTGGTTCCGGGGCTGCGCGTGCGTGCGCTGGACCTGGGACTCGAGGCCGAGGTCTCGAGTGCTCCCGACGACGAAGGGCGTGTCCAGCTCAAGCGTGGCACCTGGACGATCCAGACTCACGTCAATCGTCTGGCGCGCGCAGCGGACGCGGCGCCGATCGCCCCGCGCCCCGCGTCGACGAGCTGGTCGGTCGGTGACGGACCGCCGCCGCTCGAAGTCGATCTGCGCGGCATGGAAGCCGACGAGGCACTCGGTGCGCTGGATGCAGGTCTCGATCGCGCAGTGATGGCGGGGCTCGGCGAAGTACGCGTGATCCACGGCATCGGACGCGGCGTCCTGCGAGGTGCGGTCGAGAAGCATCTGCGTCGCCATCCCCAGGTCGCCGAGCAGCGGCTGGGTCAGATTGGCGAAGGTGGGCGTGGCGTCACCGTGGCGAGGCTCCGATGA
- a CDS encoding DNA primase, which yields MSLPARGTPLRSDEWIERVRDANDIVEVIGQTVVLKRAGRNWVGVCPFHKEKSPSFSVNSERQFYHCFGCKAGGDVFRFVMETEKIGFVEAAEMLSRRAGIAIPERRPGERGQRTAALEALEAAAVAYEQWLADPERGGAARAYLEQRGITRETQRAFRLGLAPTGWTPLIDRLRDRISEEALLEAGLVAKREQRSGVYDRFRDRLMVPLLAPGGTVVGFGGRTLGEDGPKYLNSPETSIYHKGQFLYGFDVARRPAEAAGEFVLVEGYFDVIALHQAGVTHAIASSGTALTADQARAMKRVVSRVALTFDGDDAGREAMLRSLDVLMAEGLEVAILPLAAGQDPDTFVREHGSDGWGRLRAAGLDPVEFIQRHEESAGGV from the coding sequence ATGAGTCTTCCGGCGCGGGGCACCCCGCTGCGCTCGGACGAGTGGATCGAGCGCGTTCGCGATGCCAATGACATCGTCGAGGTGATCGGGCAGACCGTGGTCTTGAAGCGTGCCGGTCGCAACTGGGTCGGCGTGTGTCCGTTCCACAAAGAGAAATCGCCTTCGTTCTCGGTCAACTCCGAGCGCCAGTTCTATCACTGCTTCGGATGCAAGGCGGGCGGCGACGTGTTTCGTTTCGTGATGGAGACCGAGAAGATCGGCTTCGTCGAAGCCGCCGAGATGTTGAGCCGTCGGGCCGGGATCGCGATTCCGGAACGGCGCCCCGGCGAGCGCGGTCAGCGCACCGCGGCACTCGAGGCGCTCGAAGCGGCTGCGGTGGCGTACGAACAGTGGCTCGCGGACCCGGAACGCGGTGGCGCGGCGCGCGCGTATTTGGAGCAGCGCGGCATCACGCGCGAAACGCAGCGCGCGTTTCGACTCGGACTGGCCCCGACCGGCTGGACGCCGCTGATCGATCGTCTGCGCGATCGCATCTCGGAAGAGGCGTTGCTCGAGGCCGGGCTGGTCGCGAAGCGCGAGCAACGCAGCGGCGTCTACGATCGGTTCCGCGATCGGCTCATGGTGCCGCTGCTGGCGCCGGGCGGCACCGTGGTCGGCTTCGGCGGTCGCACGCTCGGCGAGGACGGGCCCAAGTACCTGAACTCGCCCGAGACCTCGATCTATCACAAGGGTCAGTTTCTCTACGGCTTCGACGTCGCGCGTCGGCCCGCCGAGGCGGCGGGCGAATTCGTGCTGGTCGAGGGCTACTTCGACGTCATCGCCTTGCATCAGGCGGGCGTCACGCACGCCATCGCCAGTTCGGGAACGGCGCTGACCGCCGATCAGGCGCGCGCGATGAAGCGCGTGGTCTCACGAGTGGCTTTGACGTTCGACGGCGACGACGCCGGTCGGGAGGCGATGCTGCGCTCGCTCGACGTGCTGATGGCGGAGGGGCTCGAGGTCGCGATCCTGCCGCTGGCGGCGGGGCAGGACCCCGACACGTTCGTGCGCGAGCACGGTTCCGACGGCTGGGGACGACTGCGCGCGGCGGGGCTCGATCCGGTCGAGTTCATCCAGCGCCACGAAGAGTCCGCGGGCGGTGTG